The following DNA comes from Spirulina major PCC 6313.
AGAGCCACATCACCAGGTTAATGTAGGTAGTGAGGGGATTCCAGCTGACTTGTTGAACGGCATTAAAGGCGAGTTCGAGGCCTTGGAGATTGTGGCTTGAGAAGCAAAAATAGCCCCCTGGTCGTAAAACGCGATGAATTTCCTGGAGCATCTGGAGGCGATCGCTCTGTCCCACATAGTCCAACCCATTGAAGCTAAACAGCACAAAATCAAAACTGCGATCGCAAAACTGCCCCAAATCCCGCCCATCCATCCGCTCAAACCGATAGCTTGGGAACCGTTGCCGACACCCCTGAATCATCACCTCTGAATAATCAATCCCCACATAGTCCGCCACCACAGGCGCAAAATATTGCGTCGTGCGCCCACCCCCAACGCCAATATCCAACAGTCTCGCCCTCGCCAGATCCTCTCGTAACTCGTCTAAGATTGCCGATTCAGCCCCTTGGATCTGGTGAATCTGTTGATAATATCGAGCGATCGCCGGGTCGCAATAGGTTTCATAATTAGAATCAGCCATATTTTCCTGCTGACCAGAAATCCCTGGGTTGCCTGTATTATGGAACGTTAATCGCAGTCTGACCCTGTAAGCTCCTGTCTCAGGGCAAGGGACGAGATTGGGGCAGTCTGACCCATTTTAGGATGAAGAGTTATGCCCAAGGGCAAGAAAACGGCGAAGAGTTCAGACTCTCTAGAGCACTGGAAAGCTACGGATAAACTACTATTTGTTTCTCTACCTGCCGCGATCCACAACCGGCGATGGCCTCTCGCTCACAGCATGAGCAGCGTTCCCATCGCTATCGTCTTGAGCTCCAGGTTCGTACTTTTCGCTACCCCCCTGACTAAACTTTTGTCAGTCAATCAGACAGTCGCCTCAGACGATGTTTGCTGCTGAGGAACTGTGATTGTTAGGTTTACTTTCGGGTCATGCGGTTGACTCTCTAGGACAGGCTACCTTGGCCTTGGCGAAGTTAGTGGGTTTTGCCCCTTCTCCGAAGCAACCCTTGCCAGGGGTCAAAGTTCTGGCTAATGCGATTGAGCGTTTCTTTTTTTTCAGGCAAGGTGCTCAAGGCTACGTCCAAACCCCTACAGAATTAGGTTGGGAGAGGGGTTTGGGGTGAGGGTAATGCGTGAAAAAGCTCGTCTCCTAACGCCGCCAGGAAACCTTCGGGAGAATTTCTTGCTTATCTACCCGATCTTGATATTTCACCGCAAAATTCAACAGGGAATCCAACAGAGAATCCGAGAGGAAGTGAGGCTCTAAACCGAGATCTAAGAGCTTGGTATTTTTGGCGTTGAAATAATGTTCTTCGAGTTCGACGCGGGGGTTATCCACGCTTTGAATCTCTATTTTGAGACCGAGGGTGCTGCCGGCTTTTTGCACCATTGTTGCTAAATCGCTGATGCTAAAGAGTTCCGTGAATTGGTTGAAGACGCGGAAATCACCGGGGTCGGCGGGATTATTGATCGCAATTTCAATGCAGCGCACGGTGTCGCGAATATCGAGGAGGCCGCGGGTTTGGCCGCCTTTGCCGTAGACCGTGAGGGGATGCCCGATCGCGGCTTGAATACAAAATCGATTTAAGGCCGTACCAAACACACCGTCATAGTCCAAACGGTTCACCAGCAGTTCATCCATGCCGGTTTCTTCGGTTAACACACCGTAGACAATCCCTTGGTTAAGATCCGTGGCGCGGAGTCCCCAAATTTTACAAGCGAAGTGAATATTATGGCTGTCGTGAACCTTGGATAAGTGATAGAAACTCCCCGGTTGTTTGGGGTAGGGCAGGGTATCTTTGCGGCCGTTATGTTCGATTTCGATGTAGCCTTCTTCGATGTCAATATTGGGGGTTCCATATTCACCCATGGTGCCCAATTTCACGAGGTGACAATCGGGAAACTCATCGCGCATGGCAAAGAGAATATTGAGGGTTCCAACGACGTTATTGGTTTGGGTCATGACGGCATGTTCGCGGTCAATCATGGAGTAGGGGGCTGATCGCTGTTCGCCAAAGTGAACGATGGAGTCGGGCCCGAATTCTCGGAGCGATTTAATCAGAAAATCGTAGTTATTAATATCACCGATGTAGAGATCAATCTGTTTGCCTGTTAAATCTTTCCAGCGTTGCAGTCGTTGCTGAATCGGTGCAATGGGGGTGAGTGTATCAACACCCAGTTTGGCATCCCAATGACGGCGGATCAGGTTATCAAGAATGCCGACCTCATATCCTTTATTGGAGAGGTGGAGTGCTGTGGCCCAGCCGCAATACCCATCCCCACCGATGACTAAAACTTTCATATTGCCTTTTTTGTGATTGTCTTTACCGATACTCGCTAAATGTATCAGGTATTGGGGCATTGTTGGGGATCAAGTTTAGGGGGAGATTAAGGGCGAAATGGGGGGCGATCGCAGCCTGGCTCTGGCTCCATTCTGACGGATTGATCGGGGAATGACGGCGGCGGGAATGAGATTCGCTAAAATAGCGGCAGTGTTGGCTAACGAGGCTCCCTATGCGATCGCGATTGGTATTGATGGTTGGACTCCTCCTGCTGGTGTGGCCCTGCGGGATGGCCGGTGCGATGCCACCGCCGGAGGATACGCCGGAGGAAGTGTTACGCACGGAAATTATTTTGGAGGCGCGATCGCCTCAAACCGGGGAACGGCTCACGGCGGCGGACTATGCCCAAGTCGAAGCCGCCCAAGGAGAACGGGCCTACGATCCAGAACTTGATCCCCAAGTGCGTCACTTGATTTTCCTCCTGCAACTGCGCAGCATGTTAAGGCCGATTATCCCCTTCCTGCCATAGCCGATGCGTGAACTGTGGGGGTCGGTGATTATCTTTTTAATATGCCCCGTGCTAGGGGGCTTGCCCGTGGTGGATTGGCTCGTGCAGCGGGGAACGGGGAAACGGTTGCGGCAGTTGGGGACGGGGAATCTCTCGGTGTCGGCGGCGTTTTATCACGGCGGGCGCACAGTGGGAATTTTGGCGGTCTGTTCTGAGGCGGCGAAGGGGGGGATCGTGGTGCTGTTGGCGCGGTGGTTTTTTACGACGGAACCGGCGTGGGAGATTGTGGCCTTGATTGCCTTGGTGATGGGTCGCTATTGGATGGGCGGCGGGGCGGGGACGACGAATGTATTTTGGGGGATTGTCGCCCATGACCCGATCGGGGCGGTGGTGATTGCCTTTTTGGGGTTGATGAGTTTTACCCTGGTGCGGGAACGGCGGGCGGGGCGCTATGTGAGCCTGTTTTGGCTGGTGATGATTTTAGCCGTGCGGCAGTCGGGGCAAGATTATGCGATCGCCGTTGTGATCCTCGCGGCCCTAATGGCTTGGATTTACACTAAAATTCCGGATGATCTGGAGTTGGTTGAACCGACGGATCAAACGCAAGATACGCGCACCCTGTTTCGATTTTTTCGCGGAGATAATGCTGTGTTGACCCTACGCGATCGCTTAGAACCCCAGAAAGTCGGGGCCAAGGCGGCCACCCTGGCTACCCTGAAACGTTGGGGTTACGCTGTGCCCGAAGGTTGGGTCTTGCCGGCGGGGG
Coding sequences within:
- a CDS encoding NAD-dependent epimerase/dehydratase family protein, translating into MKVLVIGGDGYCGWATALHLSNKGYEVGILDNLIRRHWDAKLGVDTLTPIAPIQQRLQRWKDLTGKQIDLYIGDINNYDFLIKSLREFGPDSIVHFGEQRSAPYSMIDREHAVMTQTNNVVGTLNILFAMRDEFPDCHLVKLGTMGEYGTPNIDIEEGYIEIEHNGRKDTLPYPKQPGSFYHLSKVHDSHNIHFACKIWGLRATDLNQGIVYGVLTEETGMDELLVNRLDYDGVFGTALNRFCIQAAIGHPLTVYGKGGQTRGLLDIRDTVRCIEIAINNPADPGDFRVFNQFTELFSISDLATMVQKAGSTLGLKIEIQSVDNPRVELEEHYFNAKNTKLLDLGLEPHFLSDSLLDSLLNFAVKYQDRVDKQEILPKVSWRR
- a CDS encoding glycerol-3-phosphate acyltransferase, coding for MRELWGSVIIFLICPVLGGLPVVDWLVQRGTGKRLRQLGTGNLSVSAAFYHGGRTVGILAVCSEAAKGGIVVLLARWFFTTEPAWEIVALIALVMGRYWMGGGAGTTNVFWGIVAHDPIGAVVIAFLGLMSFTLVRERRAGRYVSLFWLVMILAVRQSGQDYAIAVVILAALMAWIYTKIPDDLELVEPTDQTQDTRTLFRFFRGDNAVLTLRDRLEPQKVGAKAATLATLKRWGYAVPEGWVLPAGDDPQPLILSLNPSPEQPLIVRSSAIGEDSASASAAGQYVTLPNITTPPQLEAAVLHCQTSYNSRRAVEYRRHHHQRDQSLAVLVQQQITGQYSGVAFSRDPVDQYRDVVVIEALPGGAAAVVSGQTTPEQYSVHFAADSVTPPDREHPDGDRPELDDPAALAIAGEGSTPSHVLQQVARLCRDLEARYHG
- a CDS encoding class I SAM-dependent methyltransferase, which gives rise to MADSNYETYCDPAIARYYQQIHQIQGAESAILDELREDLARARLLDIGVGGGRTTQYFAPVVADYVGIDYSEVMIQGCRQRFPSYRFERMDGRDLGQFCDRSFDFVLFSFNGLDYVGQSDRLQMLQEIHRVLRPGGYFCFSSHNLQGLELAFNAVQQVSWNPLTTYINLVMWLCLRLKNRGITAARLKTMETAIVRDESHNFRLAHYYIRPQHQLQQLHPWFNTIRVFAWQTGRELSTPQDLATHTAQWLYYLCQP